tcattttttgCAGTTAACATGTACATACCACCATTGCGGAATGAAACAGGTATCACCAACactaggtattttattaaaacaaagtgGAATGCTCCCTTTCCCAGTCACCTGTCAATTTTGATTATAATTGGGTGGGGGGAAGCCCAATCTCCCACTGAAAAGATCTCCCttcaactttactttttaaaaatttcggtaaaacatgtaacaaaatttaaacatcttaaccttttttttttttttttgcaggcgGAAAACCCTAGTTTATTTCAGCATCAGCAATATCTTAGccatcacaaaaataaactctaccAAGGGCAGGAGGTCTCTACAGCGAGGCTAAAGGCTCAGCTGCCAATCAGCGAGCCTCAAGAGTGCATAGTGGGCATTGCCTGGGCAATAAGTTAGGAAACAGTGGGGCTGGCAGTGGCGCAGGTGCAGGCAGGCTTCACTTCTGGGCAGGCACAAGGTCATCGAtggcctggccctgctccagCCGCCGCTCCATCTCAATGAGCAACTTCACACCGTCCACCGCCATCTGCACCAGCTCTACCTCTGAGAATCCCAGACGATCTGCGTTGGAGACGTCAAAGACACCACCATGACGGCCGTGTCCACACCTCTGGTGCCTCGCTTATGAAGCCGCAGCCGCTTGAGCACCTCCGCGAACTTCTCGTGCTTGTCCGGGTGGGGCAACTTGATGTGCACACCTGCCCGCAGCCCTGTGCCCAGGTTGGATGGTCAGGTGAGAATGTAGCCCAGGTAAGGGTTCCACATTGACTCGTAGTTCTTAGACTTGAAGAGCATTTCAGTTTGGGCGAGGCCACTGCAGAAATGGGTGAACACCTCCTTCATGTTGCCCCCCTTCTGCATGGAGGTGACCCGTAGGTGGTCCTCCTCGTTGATCCACACCAGGAAGGTCTTGTCATTGTGCCAGATGCCGCGGGCATCCGGCCAGTCGCGGGCCATGCCCgaggccagcagctggggcgATACAGGCTTGTCAAAAAGGAAGTGGTAGTCGATGAGCTGCTGCTGTTCCGCCTCAGTCATGCTTTTGAGCGCATAGTATCTCCCCGCCAGGTCACCGTCCAGGCTCGACACGGCTTCGACGGCGAGCTTCTCGATGGCGCGGCGCTCCCCGCGGCTGCAgtgctggggaaggcagaagCCGCGGATGCTGCGGCCCGTGCGCACCCGCGAGCTCAGCACTTAGTTGGGGTCCAGGTTGTCGCCGCCCTGCAGATTTTCGGGGTTGAGGTCGGTCTTGTGCTCGTCGCTGGATTTGTAGCCGCCGTGCCAGTCCTCAATTATGGGGTCAAAGAGCTCCTTGAACACGTCGTACGACTTTTCGTCGCCAGCCACGCAGCCCACAGTCATGATATAGGGGTGGCCTGGGTTGTCCACGCCGGTTTGGATGACATCGTCCAGTGTGAAGCCGCTTGGTGTGCTCTTGGCGTGCAGCTCGGCGTACAGCTCGGGGGTCAGCACCTTGGCCATGTGGTTGTTGTGGCTGCTGAGGTCGGGGAACTCGTCCTCGGCCGGGAAGCGCAGCTTCAGCGTGTTGTGGCTATTGGAGAAAGGCATGGCGGCGGGCGAGCGGCCAGGCAGGTGCGGGGGCTCTGGGTCCTTCCGCAGCTCGGGGCGCGGTGCAAGCGAACAGcccatcttaaccattttcaacTGTGCAGTTCAGttgtgttaaatatattcatatcttTGTGTAACAgagctccagaactttttcaccttgtaaaactgaaactttatattttctcttttgaactctgaaaaatataagaaaaacatgtTCTGAAGTGGATGAGTTAAGACCACAAGCTATATAGGTCTCATATTACTCAAGGGATGGAAAGGGAGGATATTaactgaatatttattgagcaccttatGGGTGCCAGTCCCTGTCACACAACATATCCAGGTACTTTGCCATTCTGAGATTATATACTTGTCATTTTTCTCAATCTTGTTGACATGCAGATGCTACTGGGGGCTGTAattttttgtatgatttttttgcTAAAGCTATCTGTGTGGTACATAGAATATGGGACACTTGTTAGTTTTCTGCAGCGTTCTGAGCATCAGTTTTGCCCACCAGCCCTGTTCACCAGCCCCACTGACAGAGGAGTTTGGGCTGAGGGTAGGAGAGGTGGTTGGGGAGCCAGGCTTACTGTTTTAGTATCTATGTTGATGTAGGCAGAGGCACTGCATTCAAATCCTGGTTATCTGACTTTTAGCTTATTTATTCCTTGCCCCATTTCAATAAAACATTGGAAATAGCATGCAAAACAAATAGTAATCATCAGTTTAAATAATCAACAGGGAAAGTTAGACACTGGGAAAAAGAAGACAGGACAATaagataaaattgtaaaaaattaataaacagaaacctcagttcAATAgagctgggaagaagagggaaCTCTCATACCCTATGACcacagcagagcccaacaggaagaagaaagattttctcttctctcctgtcaAGAGCTCAGCTGATAAGAGACTGTCACAcccagccaatgaaaagccatgggcTGTTTGTTTACTAAAATCCTCTcaatttccttttcccctttataaAAGAACcctcctctccatttttttttttttttggctggggatTTACACGTGGCTTGCCATGGTTGCAGATTCCAAACTGTAATTCTTTGCTGAgcccaaataaacccatttttgctggagaaataactggaaaTCTATTTGCTTTAGGCAAACATTTTGGTGGCCTGTATAGGAATCAAGAGAATACCCCTGATAATCCCAGGACTGGTTCCTCAGTGCTTTTCTCACTGGTCCTGGGGTTTGAGGGTAAGTATTTCTCCTGGATCCAAGCTTCTGCCATTTTTCCAATTGGAAGCTCTACAGGCTTTCTTTGGGATCTATTTTAaggttttgtcctttcttttaggGCCTTGCCCTTTATGTGACTACCTGTTTGGCACTTTGGCCTGGTTCTGAAATCAGACTGTCCCAACTAGAACTGACTAGTTTTTAGGCCACAGAGgctgtttcattctttctttcttttcttttttttttttttaatattttttattgatttataatcattttacaatgctgtgtcaaattccagtgtagagcacaattttttagttatacatgaacatatatattcattgtcacatttttttctctgtgagctaccataagatcttgtatatatttccctgtgctatacagtataatcttgtttatctattatacaattttgaaatcccagtctatctcttcccacctcccgcccccttggcaaccacaagtttgtattctatgtctgtgagtctatttctgttttgtatttatgctttgttttgtttgtttgttttttagattccacatatgagcaatctcatatggtatttttctttctcattctggcttacttcacttagaatgaccttctccaggagcatccatgttgctgcaaatggtgttatgttgtcggtttttatggctgagtagtattccattgtataaatataccccatcttctttatccagtcacctgttgatggacatttaggctgtttccatgtcttggctactgtaaataatgcttctatgaacattggggtgcaggtgtcatcctgaagtatagttccttctggatatatgcccaggagcaggattcctgagtcatatggtaagtctattcctagtcttttgaggaatctccatactgttttccacagtggctgcaccaaactgcattcccaccagcagtgaaggagggttcccttttctcccagagGCTGTTTGTTTGGAGATGTGCTGGTTCAAGCTTCAGCCCAATTCCCTCTGGAATAAAGCCTGTTCTATTGGGACTGTTCTGAGCTGCTTTCAGCCTGGCTCCTCTGGGACCAGATTGTTTCTTTAGAAATGGCTGGTAttaatcctgcaacctgtttgAGGCATTCAGgctgttcaaaaattattatcttaacagtgtggagattcctcaaaagactaggaatagacttaccatatgacccaggaatcccactcctgggcttgtatccagaaggaaccctacttcaggatgacacctgcaccccaatgttcatagctgcactatttacaatagccaaaacatggaaacagcctaaatgtccatcaacaggtgactggataaagaagatgtggtatatttatacaatggaatactactcagccataaaaaccgacaacataacgccatttgcagcaacatggatgctcctggagaatgtcattctaagtgaagtatgccaggtagagaaagaaaaataccatatgagattgctcatatgtggaatctaaaaaacaaaaccaaaaacaaacaaacaaacagacaaaaacaaagcataaatacaggacagaaatagactcatagacagagaatacagacttgtggttgccaggggggtggagggtgggaagggatagactgggatttcaaaattgtagaatagataaacaagattacactgtatagcacagggaaatatacacaaaatgttatgataactcacagagaaaaaaatgtgacaatgagtgtgtaaatgtccatgaatgactgaaaaattgtgctgaacactggaatttgacacattataaaatgattataaatcaaaaaaaagtttaaaaaaattaaaaataaattacaggtgtacaataaaaaaattattatcttactccaaagaaaaacctcaaaatggGATCCCAGTTATCTAAATATCTTGAGACTGCCTCCCTGGCAGGGATCCTGGACAATTTTATGTTTGAAAACCACGGTTCTTCATCATGAGCATTTCTAATTAGATGGGCTGACCTAATCAAAGGCAATTTAGAACATTAATGGTCATTAAGGGGAACTTTTGAAATCTCcaaacttacttttcttaaaaCCAAATTGGACCACTATAActctaaaatttccaaaattgaaTGGAATTCctattttgattgattttttgaGACTTTCAAAAACATTATCAGGAGCCTAAATTGCTTCTCTGccaaataacattttaagattAACTGAGGCAAACACttaaaggaagataaaacagCTTCTGAAGCCTCGTGCTCCTCCCCCCTGCCTCCTTTGTCTCAGGCTCCACCTCCAGTGCCATCTTGCCTGTCCCCTTCTGTGCTGCCTACACTTCCTCTATTCCCTCAGCTCCCCCATACTAATTCTGTCActgaatttccctttttctttgaaGCTCTTCCCACTCCTTTTTCCTCTAAACCTGTCAGAATCTCTCCCATTAAAATTAAGCCTTCTGAGGATCTAGAAGCTGAAcctttacttttatatatttcctgGATAAAAGCTGAACTGAGAGTCACAGTCAAAAGTTTTCCCAAAGTAACCGAATATCCTTATTGATATGCTGAGGAATTTAATATATTCACTCAGAAATATCAgattccctctttcctttttctgtatatGCAAGGGATAGGAATGCTGTTGGGGTACTCACCCAAAAACATGAGGACCACCATACTCACAGGATATTTTAACCAACAACTGGACCCTATGGCATAGGGATACCCCCTTGCCTTAGAGCCACTGCTGCCACTACCCTTTTGGTTAAGATCATTGAGAAAATTGTGGGATCTCCTTTAACCATTTTTGTGCCTCCTGTAGAAGCCTCCTGAATTTTCATCACACTCAACATTTCTCAGTCAGCTACTTCACCTTCTATGAAGTTCTCTTATTAACTGCTCTTCACAAAACTCTTTCACTTTGTAATAATATTAACCCTGCTAcgcttctcccttccttctctgatGAGTTCCCTTATGCTTGCTTGGTGGTAATGGATCACCTCCTGGTTCCTGGTGATGATCTGCAGGAAATTACTTTGGGTAATGCTGACTTCTCATCATTCGCTGATTGTTCTTATTTAAAAGATGACAATGGCAAATATTGTGCTGGGTATGCtattgcaaaaattaaaaaaaagatgtcgTTCAGGAAGCATCTTTACCTATGGCTACTTCAGCCTAATAGACTGAATTACATGCTCTTACATGAGCTTACATTTTAGCCAAGGGCAAAACTGCCAACATTTATACTGACAGTGGATATGCTTTCAGAGGAGCTCATGACTTTGGAATGTTGTGGAAGCAGCATGGCTTCCTTACTtccagcagaaataaaaataatggctcTGATGTTCAGAAATTACTAGATGTTTTTACATACCACTTTAGCTATTATTAAGATTTTGGGGCATTCTAAACTTGACTATCTGGAAGCTAAGGAAATTCACTTTGAGGGCATTTCTTTAAGGAATGTTGCTGTTAAAGGAACCAACAGCAGCCAAACTGTCTGTCATGGTCCAAAGGGATATTTCCCCAAATGATAACTTATGAAAATTAGCTAGAGAAGCCCAACATTTGgcctcagaaaagggaaaaagaagattGGAAATTCAATACATGTTGGTTTGATAAAAAGAGAAGCTCCAGTTTGGACCAAATAACAATCTAGTCCTAGAGACTCTACAATTCCCACTCCTCATCACTGTACATGCATCAGAACATTGGTCTACTGGCAAAAATGAATCAATACAAGGTGGGGGTACATTAAGAAGGCCACAAAAAGTGCCCATCTCACTTGTCTCACTTGTCTGAAGTACAATGCAGGGAAGTCTGCTTCTATTGCTCtttgggaatgtaaactggtgtagccactatg
The sequence above is a segment of the Camelus ferus isolate YT-003-E chromosome 16, BCGSAC_Cfer_1.0, whole genome shotgun sequence genome. Coding sequences within it:
- the LOC102513272 gene encoding LOW QUALITY PROTEIN: creatine kinase B-type (The sequence of the model RefSeq protein was modified relative to this genomic sequence to represent the inferred CDS: inserted 1 base in 1 codon; substituted 2 bases at 2 genomic stop codons): MGCSLAPRPELRKDPEPPHLPGRSPAAMPFSNSHNTLKLRFPAEDEFPDLSSHNNHMAKVLTPELYAELHAKSTPSGFTLDDVIQTGVDNPGHPYIMTVGCVAGDEKSYDVFKELFDPIIEDWHGGYKSSDEHKTDLNPENLQGGDNLDPNXVLSSRVRTGRSIRGFCLPQHCSRGERRAIEKLAVEAVSSLDGDLAGRYYALKSMTEAEQQQLIDYHFLFDKPVSPQLLASGMARDWPDARGIWHNDKTFLVWINEEDHLRVTSMQKGGNMKEVFTHFCSGLAQTEMLFKSKNYESMWNPYLGYILTXPSNLGTGLRAGVHIKLPHPDKHEKFAEVLKRLRLHKRGTRGVDTAVXGGVFDVSNADRLGFSEVELVQMAVDGVKLLIEMERRLEQGQAIDDLVPAQK